AATTACTAATTTATTTACATTGCATGACTTTGAACGTTTTTCCATGTAATATCATTAATTCGTGTGTTGCATACATGCTTAATGTATAAATGGCTTTAAGTGATCATTTTTCTTAGACAATTAGGCAGCTCCAAATATGACAATAAGTTGAGTACTATTATcatgattgtgtacacgttcgcgtgacataattatgattttcaaaaataaatcaaGCTACCCGTTCGCCCTACTTTGGCCAAAAATaatcttaataattaataaagcgtgataaattgtgtacacgtacaTGTGACATGATTTTAGCGCCTCACATAAAGCGAATTTACACACATGTAATccattttcaaagataaatccataagcgccataattaaaagcggtaaaaaggaTAAATATACATAGGTTCTAAAACtaagtaattaaataatttaactaAGCCAGATATGATTAAgaacgaccgtgctaaaatcacgaaacccgagagtgcctcacaccttctcccggattaacagaattccttacctggtcttctgtgttcgcagaccataagaAAGAGTTaatttcctcgatttgagattttaaaataaaccggtgacttgggacaccttAAAATTATTTCAAGCAGCGACTCTGAAAtctaataaataatcccatttcgattaatgtcactttaattgaaaaaactccctatcccctatcccttcgggaaaaaggaggtgtgacagctctggcgactctgctggggacaaccagaattcgagcttgcacatgttgactttttatttggctttattaattttgtatatattgcgatttatttgtgcctaatgtgctacttgttcgctttttaccgctttgatattgttgaactgtacatataaactgtcttctctcacacccctctgagtcttcttgaatttaaattgggcatttgcttgacatagcTCGCTTTTTTTGAGATAGTCGAGGTGCTTGTCATCAGGTGAAGGATTTTAGTCACACATATTTTAGGCGGGGAACACCAACAACTAAGCCGGAAAGCAATGCTACCGGTACGCTGACCCTCCTCGACTCGAGTTGTCCACTCGAATAAACCAGTCTAGATACCTACTCCTCGAGGATTTAAACCTAAAAAAACAAatctcatgccggatccctagtaggttcgctttatttgcatcacatgcatttgacttagcgaaacTCGGCACAGGGGTCGGGTCTATATAAGACAGGTACCCTCTTTGAGACCATCACgttcacttatgtgctacttgttacaTCATTTGGAAGacttgcttgcattgttgaccgGTTTTAAAAAATTAGTTGGGctgaataaaaaataataaaaataataataataaaaaattattctcCTAGTTTAATACAAATAATTCTTTTTTTAATGAGATTTTTGTAGTAGTGTGACATGAGgtgtaaagattaattttcaataaaaatcaaaagagaaatacTTTGTTTCACCGAACTACGcaggtttgattctcaccggatgtgagatacataggcaacctcTATCGGGTTCAGCCcacatttttcaaaataaatatatatatatatatatatatattgtcaccTTTTACTATTTTGTCCTCGTATTCCGACCGTCTTGCCAAGACAACCTCTTTCCTCGGGAGTACTGAAGGGCCGTTTTCGTAAGAATAgccttttaatttatttttgtctACCTTTTATCATTTTGTCCCTATATTTGGCCGTTTTGCCTAAACATCCTTTAAGCCTTCCGTAAAAGTATCATAGGGTTATTTTCGTAATAATAGCCATTTTCCCTACTTTTATCATTCCACCTTTTGTTTTGGCtaatttcaaaaaagaaaatcgAGCCTTAATCCCTTTTTATCTTTTGCATATAGTTTAGGTAAGTCATGACTCTTTTGTCTTATTCTTAGGTTCACCATGAATTCTCCACAAAGAAGCAGTCAGAAAAGGGTAAGGGACGAGATACCTCCTATATTCTTGATCAGAGATAAGACCCCGAGTTGTCTCCGTAATTGGTGGCTTGGTTTTGCTACATGGGAACGAAATTAAGTATTTAAGCACCTCAGGTTCCTCCCAAATATCATGGGAATTAAACATAACAGAGATTTAATCGAGTCCCTAGTGGGTTTTTGGGACCCCGTAAATAATGTCTTCAGGTTCAAAGATTGTGAAATGACGCCTACATTGGAAGAATCAGGCGGGTTTACCGGATTGGGGAGAGACCTTCGTGGGAAAAAGCCTGCTGCTCCGAGAAAAGTTGGTGTGAACAACTTTTTGTAAAAGTTATGCCTCCGTCGAATTCCAATGGATTGCTTGGACGAAGGTTGGGTTCCGTTGGAATATTTATATGACAGATTTGGGGACGAGAAAGGGTTCGAGAACTTCTCAGGCACATAATTCGTCAACTAATTGAGTTATGACGCCTGGAGAGAGTTGAGAATCTTCGCGTTCATGATATCATTTCTCGGGACCATGGTTTTTCCAGAACGTGGTGGGCGCATCAGAATTCGATTGGCTGCGGTAGTCTCATATTTGCAAAGTAGCGAGGATCATACCATTCTTCCCATGATTCTGGGAGATATATTTCGAGCTTTGACCCGTTGCCAAGAGGGTAAAGTTTACTTTGAAGGATGCAACATTCTACTGCAGATGTGGTTCATAAAGCACCTTTATCATCATCCAATTGTAGTAAATTTCAATAATAACTGGCTAAATTACATTAGATGTCACCCAAACAGGGCCACGAATTGTAATCTTCCAGAGGGGGTGAGGGCCTGGCAAACATTACTTGGTTCATTAAGTCCTGATAGAATCACTTGGAACTATTATTGGTTCCCTTCTTCTAGGGTTATGCATATGTCGATGTATCGCCCGTTCTTTATACTCATAGGTTTCATAGGCTTTCAACCCTATGTACCCCTACGTGTCATGCGCCAGTTAGGGAGAGAGCAAAAGAGGCCCCCGATTGAAGACATGCGTCCGTTTGTGTGGGAATTTTTAACGGGAGAGGAACTTCCAAGGGAGACATATGCACAAAAGGTTTGGTTCggtggtcgattttttgacttggACGAAATGGTAGCTGATCACAAATGTGGGGAGGTAAGCTCCGCataccttgagtagtttcacaaCCAGGCATCCCAGAGCAAAGGCCAGAAAGAGCCATATGGAATGCATTTGATTGGGAGGAAGAAATCAAGGCCAGAGTTAGAGAAACCGGAAGGGAAGTGGCACGAGAGTACCAATCCCGTATTGACATTTTATAAGAAGATAAGGTCATTCTAGAAAAATCCATGGACATACAACAGGCTGATTTCGAGCGGGAAAAGGCTCAGTGGGCACAAGAGAGGCGAGCACTCAAAGCTCAATTTAGACAAAAAAAGTGATCACTATCGCTCAACAACATGAAGAAACAGAAGCCCAATTTAAGGTGGTCCGGGATCATGAGCGTAGAGGTTTTGCTCCATTAATACAAGGTCTGAGGGATCAGTTAGGGGGAGCTGAGTCAAGCAAGGAGCGCCAGATCGTGGAGTTTGAAATAGAAAGATATCACTACCAAAGTATGATCAATCGGTTAGAGGGAGAGTCACTAGAAATTCGGCGCCAGAGAGATATGGCCTTAGAGCGCGAGCATGATGCGCTGGATCTAGCTGAGACCCGTGGTCAGCGCAATCAAGAGTTGCATTTGGCTCAGGAACATATTAAGGGAAATATCTTCGAGGTAGCCACATACACCTCCCGAGCATGCAAGAGTTGCCAGGGAATGACGCCTGAGCAGTTTGTAGAAGTATCAATGAACGTCGCCCATCACATATCTGCAGACTTAGAGAGGATATATCGTGATGTTGGGGGTCAGTCGCAGGAATACGTGCCTTGACTATAGTGATATCGTTGGATTCTCCTGCAAAGATTAGAGTCTCTTTTACTTGGCAGTCTATTTTGATTGTTCATTAGTTGTCATTGAGTCTGTAAAAGTCTTTTGGTGTGTTGAGTTTTGTTATTTCACTTTTCACCTTAAAAAAGTCTGTTTTTGAGTCGAGTCTGGTCTGGTTAAGAGGTTCGTCTTTATGTAATTTTTTGTTTTTAGGTCTTGTATAAAAAAAACATTATCAtgtccctgaactacgtaatgatctgattcatgcgatgacatgatacgtaggcaacccacaaaaggttcgatcaaaatatttttcaatgataTAAGGGGAGGGATCGAATGAGGCATTAGTAAAATGAAAAAAAGGGAGAGAAGAAACTAAAACcgtcaataagaagcaacctgataagccggaatgaaacataaagccttccaaaagcatgttagaaatggTGATAATGTTAGGAGCATGGCATATTaagtgtgattcatatctataaaatgcttaaccctaacacgtttgttgtctctTAAAAAATAGTAAGCTTAACGTGGTTGGTTTGTGGAGAATCTGGAAACACAtcattacttcactagatctaaaGGAAAGGTACCGATGGCTAATAatgatgagatcgagttgatCAGTGACGACCCCCAAGTTCAGTCAGTTGAGCAAGAgtcagaggaaataagaaaattgagacaacaattgtctgatgtatatcaagcttgggtttcCGATCAGCCTCCACCCCGGGGTCACTCAGAAGGAACTTCCACCGTACTCTTgactactcaaccaccgctccatgcaacgagcgatcacattctaccaccagggtatgtgccaaactataTCCTCCGTGTTgcccctggtacctctaatgtgtgACCTTCAGTCGCACCGGTCTGGAACACTCCTCTCGTCGTGTCTGACGCACCGGTATATACAATCCCACCACCACCTCCTTTGACGAGGCCGAACAACGAGctaccatctcatgcttatgatgtcCAATACTACCCTCTAAATGTGGCTTTCAAGGTCTTAACTCCATAttatcagactcctcagtacgagtcaccagtggaaaataaAAAGGCTGCCAAGACGtttgagccggatgagatggcTAGGAAAATGAGAAGTCTTGAagagaacataaagaacatacagggactaggtggtcacaaaagtgtttcattcagtgatctatgcatgttccctcatatCCATTTTCCACTAGgattcaagaccccaaaatttgagaaatatgatggacacggtgatcctatcgcccacttgaaaaggtactgcaaccagctgaggggtgcaggtggaaaagaagaattactaatggcttattttggggaaagtcttgtgggggtagcctctgaatggtttattgaccaagatatctctcactggcatgtctgggacgacatggcccagGCATTTATCAaataatttcaatacaacattgatattgcaccagatcgcaattccctgtccaatatgaagaaaaaactgactgaaagctttagggagtatgcaatcaagtggagggagcaagcggctagagttaagccacccatggataaccacgaatTGATCACTGTTTTTCTGGAGGCTCAAGatcctgattactttcagaacatgatgtccgcgatgggtagaccttttgcggaagcgatcaaaataggagagatggtcgaaaatggcctcaagactggcagaattgtaagtcaagctgctctcaaagccaccacccaagctatccaaaatgggtcgggaagtttggcaaatagaaagaagagagatgaagggtccatgatgacttcgggatctagggaagttcaaagaggggcatcgcacccttatgcgCAAGTTCAGCAGGGGAAATCCAGCTACACTCAACATTATTATCCCCCGCCAATTACTCAGTACTCTGTGGGACCACCACATTATAcaatgtttaatgctcaatcatatgctcggcctcccaatcaacaggtacgggcaccatCTCCAAGGAtcccccgacctcagcagcaaaattttcaagcaccctacaatgctcgtcccaggcaggattatggtcgagagcagaggccggtggaaacattcactccattggctgaatcatactctagtctattCCAGAAGCTAAAGCAGATGGGCATGATTGGACCCATttctccccaccatatgcatcccgattcacatggatttcaagcaaatgctagatgtgaatatcattcaggtgccccagggcatagcactgatgactaTTGGActctgaaaagagccatagaaagactcatcgCAGAAAAGTTGATTGTGGTAACAAATGGCGAAGACCCTCTTAATGTTACAAACAACTCGCTGCCAGCACACAacgatgttcattttgtgggaatgatcgGCCGAGATCAAGAATATAAGCCGGTTGGCCGAGCAGAAATTACAGTGGGAACGATTCAATAAGGAACAtgactggaagtaagtccaagccaaGATGTGCCATTGATTGTGAAAGGTGCCCAGAGCTCAGGGaaggcaactttatttgttccaaaaatcttgAGGTTGGAAGTTCGCTCCAATGTTCCAAGCCCAAAGTTGTATGTCCTcggaggtcaccccatcacaaagcagAATCAGGGCGGTACAGAGGGTATAacagagccgatcataatcaagccttcTATACAACCCCGTGTGACAAACACGAAAACCattccttggaactacaacaaaactgtagtaacctacaaaggcaaggaaatcataaaagaagtgggggaaactagAGGTTTGACTTGATcggggaggtgttactctccagaagagttgaggaagtcCAAGCAactcagagaaggccaaatgctaATAAAGAAATCGGTCACGGAAGAAGAGGCAGATgggtttttgaaaaagatgaaagttcaggattactcaatcattgaccagttgagaaagactcctgcccaaatctctctgttatctttgctcatacactcagaagaacatgcccgtgtactaatcaaaatcctgaacgaggcacatgtctcagagaagaCCACCGTTAATTAGTTAGAGAAGATGACCAACAGATATTTTGAGGTGAACAAAatctcctttactgatgatgaacttcccgaGGAGGGAGCCGGGCACAATAGTGCTTTTCACCTGATTGTCAAATATGAGGGGCATTATAtaaagcgagtcatggttgatggaggctcgagtatGGATGTATGCCCTCTCTCTGCCTTGCAAAGTTGGAAGATCAACATAGACAAAATTCGACCCAGAAATgttcgcatccgggcttttgatggctcagagagagataccattggggagatcaacctcaccatgacgattgggccggttgattttgaaattgtcttccaagtagtggacatggaaacttcttataactttcttctcggaaggccatggatccatacggcccgagttgtgccatccaccttgcatcagatgctcaaattcgaacacgacaggcaagaaattattattcacggagaagacgagtcatccattaATAAAGATCCGTTAATTccgtgtattgaggccaaggaagggtgTGAGTCCATGGTCTATCAAGCTTTCGAAGtagttgttgtggaccatgttgaggaaggaaagcctATTTTGCATCCTCGTCTTtccgccacatctgtaatggtggttGCACTTATGCTGAGACAAGGTTATGATCCAGGAAAAGGCTTGGGGGCATCGCTGCAAGGAATTTTGGAACCCATCTCTCCCTTTAGCAACAATGGTACTTTTGGCTTAGGTTTCAGGCAGACACAAGAAGATGAAGATAAAGCTAAGCACGGCAAAAGGCATGgttgggtcttgcagcaacctatccctcacattttctacacttttgtcaagccacgactCAAAGAGGGTCAAAATTCCCGGGCACAGGCAaatattgatgaaatttgccatggcctcagccagatgttttctgaagtgaatatgatctaGGCTGGTGAAGGtactagtcgtgccgatatgcaactaattggcccagacaccatgctcaaaaactgggaaGCAATTCCTCTtcccacaaggaaggagtcttggtagtttatTTTTGTAGCTCCGTTTGTTTtttactttgggttactttcagggttgtaatccaaacatCTTAGTACGATTGTTTTattttgatgttaacccttctatcctttcaaattcgaTGAAATGCAGTTCAATTTTTTATTAAGTATAGTATCTTTTCCTTTTActaatttttgtcattttgttttccatttcagttttgttaatgtcggctttaataacatgacatgcatgcggaattcacgcccagatcttaaaaagttgtctaattttgaaataatgcatcaagaggttgaATTTGATGAAAATGAGGCTGTTGAGGAAATAAAAatagagttggaacaatttgaaaacaagcctaggcccaacctcaatgaaactgagccaattaatatcggaggtcataAAGAAGTTAgggaaacaaagataagcattcacactgaacaagaaactagagatgccttgattcaaattTTATTTGAGTACAGAGATGTGTTTgtttggtcttatgatgatatacCGGGTCTAAGtgccgatttagtggttcataagcttcccaccTATCCTGATTTTCTACCAGTCCAACAAAAGCAACGAAAATTTAAAACGAACATGAGTGACAAAATCAAAGAGGAACTAATGAAGCAACTAAGCACCAATGTGGTCAGAGCTGTCCGATACACTACCGGGGTGGCAAATATTGTGCCTGTGCTAAAGAAGGATGGAAAAACTAGAGTATGTGTTGACTACAGAGTATGTGTTGATCCTTCGGACTTACTTTGTCAAAGTAGGATTGTGCCTGTGCCAAAGACGGATGTTTGGCAATCAAGTGGAcggacgattgccaaaatgcttttgacaggatcaaagattatctgtcaaaaccccctgtactggtcccacctgaacctggtaggcctttgtttttatatctatcggtgatggataattcctttggatgcgttttggggcaacatgatgcaacATGCAAAAAGGAACATGCaatctattatttgagcaagaagttcaccaattatgaggttaagtacacccttttagaaaggacatgttgtgccttgacttgggtctcttagaagttgagacattatcttttggcctatactacttacctcatatccagaatggatcctctgaattACATCTTCCAAAATCCAATGCCCACTGGCAGGCttgcaaaatggcaaatcctgctcacatAGTTCGACATTGTCTATGTCGCTCGCACCGtgatgaaagcacaggctttggccgatcatttggcagagaatccagttgatgatgagtaaaagccacttaccacatacttcctaGACGAAGatgtcaactcaatagaggaagtagttccagacgacaaccctgtatggaaaatgtattttgatggagctgtcaatatcaaaagagttgggatcggggcaatcctcatctcacctattggacagtattaccctgcaatGGCCCGACTTCTATTCTTCTataccaataatacggcagaatatgaagcctgtatcatgggtttgaaaatggccctcgatcttgttgtgcatgaactattggttatgggagattctgacttgcttatccagcaagcccaaggtgaatgggagactcgagacatcaagcttattccatacagacaatgtgtgcAAGACTTGAGCAATAGATTCAAATCTATcaagttcaggtacattcccaggtttcacaacgagctagccgatgctttggctactttagcctcgatgcttCCTTATCCGAGCaacacccatatcgatccactaggaatccaagttcggaatcagcacggttactgcaatacaattgagacagaaccagatggtaAACCATGCTATCctgacataaaacgattcctgaaaacaagagaatacccagagcatgccaagggagatcaaaaaagaactataagacGGCTCGCCGacggtttcttcctgaatggagaaattttgtacaaaaagaCCCCAaatttgaatttgttgagatgtgtagatgccacagaagctgagcggatcatgaatgaagtgcattcgggggtatgaaaacctcacatgaatggatatgttttggcgaagaagattctgcgggcaggttattattggcttacaatggagcgagattgcttctgttttgttcgcaagtgtcaccaattctagattcatggtgacctgattcactcgcctccttcagagttgcatcccatgtcctttCCCTAGCCTTTcattgcttggggaatggatgttattgggccaattcaGCCAAAGGTTTctaatgggcatagattcattttggttgcaattgattacttcaccaagtgggtggaggccgtcactttcaaagcagtcaccaagaaagcagtggtagactttgttcattctaACATCATCTGTCGCTTTGGTATTCCAAaaaccattatcactgacaatgcagccaatctaaatagtcatttggtgaaggaggtatgcgagcaatttaaaattgtgcatcaccattctaccccttaccatccaaaagccaatggagctgttgaagcggcaaacaagaacatcaagaagattcttagaaaGATGATCCAAGGTtctagacaatggcatgaaaagttatcttttgctcttttgggataccgcacgactgctcgcacatctgttggtgcaactccttatctgctGGTATACGGAACAGAAGCTATAATACCGGCCGAAGTCGAAATTTCCTCTCTCCGGATCGTTGTGGAATCGGAGATTGAAGatacagaatgggtaaagacccgtTTGGAACAACTGATGCCGATTGATGAAAAATGGCTAGCAGCAGTATGTTTCGGCcaattataccagcaaagaatggcacgcgcttacaataagaaagtgcgtCTACGACACTTTAAGGTAGGCCAACTCATTTTGAAACGcattcttccacaccaagtagaagctaaagaaAAGTTCGCCCTGAACTggcaaggaccctacatcatcaagaaagtgttaccaaaagaggccttgcacttggtagatgacgAAGGACGAGTACCAGACATGAcgattaatgcagatgcagtcaaaagatattatgtttgataTATACCCACTGCAGAACTTTCACGCATTATTTTCTCAaatcgagatgacgaaggctattATTGGTCTCTGTCCCAAATaggtgtcacccttttgttaaccCTTTTAATCCGTATTTGTCTTCTTTCTTTACCTCTTTTGGAACCCGTGTACTTGTAAAAAAAAATCATACAACAAACCTTCTGAGTTCAATGAAACCATCAGCTGGTCTTAGTGGGGGAAAACTCTGTCCAAAAAAGCACAGCTAATCATAAGGCAACTAGGAAGTTGAACCCTGCAGCAACAATTTTTAATCCTACTGCACCAGGGATTACAATGCTGAAGAAAACAAACAATACTAATGTTAATGGAAGTGAGAATGCAGGGACTGAAGGTGTCCTTAAGGAAACAACTGCACAATGGGTCAGTAGAGCTTTTGATGATAATTTAGTGCTAACTAATCAGTCCTGTCAGGAAATTCCTTCACAATCAGTTGATACAAATGCACCAGCTGCTGTACTTAAGGAATTTGATAGATTACAACTAAGtggaagtagactttggtgtcaACAATTAGAAGAAGGGTCAGAGGATGGTGAACTCCCACAAGGGGTTATAGGTGATGATGAAGTAACAGAAGAGGAAAGGGAAGTAGATGAACAAAATGTAAATGGGGAAGGGATAAGATACAATATTGAAATATCATTGATAAATAAAAGACCTATCACTTTTGAAAAATGTCGAAGCAGTCGAATAGGATACAACACTACCTGTTGATGGAATACATAATGTTACTGTGATTGATCCTGGAGGAACATGTGACAATAAGGGAGAACCATTTGTGCAAGGTTTTAACTCAGATGATGCAGACATTTTAGCAGATAAAGTTACACTACAAGAAGGGGAAACACATTTACAAAGGCGACCTAATAGTACTGTTCCATTGGCCTCTATATCACTGCAATGTCAGGTCACACGCAAGTAGCACACTAGTGGAACATCAATCATTAAGGTGACTGAGAACACTATGGTGGAACAAATGAACTCTATTATTGACAAGGGGGAAAACATGGAGAAATCTGGCAAAGACCTTGATGAAGAATCCACCACCCAGAATTTTCTAAATGTAGCTAAAAGGGGAGATATTTCACCACGATTGATTGAAAAGGTGAAATCAGCTGCCAAAGGAAGAAGGAAACAATTGAAAGATACACCAGCTATTCCATTTACTGGAGTACAAACAAGAAAGGCCATAACCAAATCTAACAATTAATAATGAATGCGCTTATTTGGAATGTGAGATCGGTTAACACTAAAATAGCCTTTGAAAGGACCATCATAATGCATAGACAATATCAGTTTCAGTTCGTAGGCTTAATGGAACCAATGCAACCTGCCAGAAAATTGGAGAAATATAAAAGAAAGATTGGTTTTGCACAAGCATTTGGGAATGTAACAAACAAAATCTGGGCATTTATTGATGAGGCATATGAGGTAAACATTCTGCTCAATCTGGACCAATAACTTACACTTCATCTAACTAATCTGGATGACAACAAAGAAATTATACTTACACTGG
The DNA window shown above is from Nicotiana tomentosiformis chromosome 8, ASM39032v3, whole genome shotgun sequence and carries:
- the LOC117273165 gene encoding uncharacterized protein; this encodes MVYQAFEVVVVDHVEEGKPILHPRLSATSVMVVALMLRQGYDPGKGLGASLQGILEPISPFSNNGTFGLGFRQTQEDEDKAKHGKRHGWVLQQPIPHIFYTFVKPRLKEGQNSRAQAGEGTSRADMQLIGPDTMLKNWEAIPLPTRKESCFVNVGFNNMTCMRNSRPDLKKLSNFEIMHQEVEFDENEAVEEIKIELEQFENKPRPNLNETEPINIGGHKEVRETKISIHTEQETRDALIQILFEYRDVFVWSYDDIPGLSADLVVHKLPTYPDFLPVQQKQRKFKTNMSDKIKEELMKQLSTNVVRAVRYTTGVANIVPVLKKDGKTRVCVDYRVCVDPSDLLCQSRIVPVPKTDVWQSSGRTIAKMLLTGSKIICQNPLYIPRFHNELADALATLASMLPYPSNTHIDPLGIQVRNQHGYCNTIETEPDGKPCYPDIKRFLKTREYPEHAKGDQKRTIRRLADGFFLNGEILYKKTPNLNLLRCVDATEAERIMNEVHSGPKVSNGHRFILVAIDYFTKWVEAVTFKAVTKKAVVDFVHSNIICRFGIPKTIITDNAANLNSHLVKELSFALLGYRTTARTSVGATPYLLVYGTEAIIPAEVEISSLRIVVESEIEDTEWVKTRLEQLMPIDEKWLAAVCFGQLYQQRMARAYNKKVRLRHFKVGQLILKRILPHQVEAKEKFALNWQGPYIIKKVLPKEALHLVDDEGRVPDMTINADAVKRYYLVLVGENSVQKSTANHKATRKLNPAATIFNPTAPGITMLKKTNNTNVNGSENAGTEGVLKETTAQWVSRAFDDNLVLTNQSCQEIPSQSVDTNAPAAVLKEFDRLQLSGSRLWCQQLEEGSEDGELPQGVIGDDEVTEEEREVDEQNDTTLPVDGIHNVTVIDPGGTCDNKGEPFVQGFNSDDADILADKVTLQEGETHLQRRPNSTVPLASISLQCQVTRK